One Lucilia cuprina isolate Lc7/37 chromosome 4, ASM2204524v1, whole genome shotgun sequence DNA segment encodes these proteins:
- the LOC111689702 gene encoding aldo-keto reductase family 1 member A1 — MACDKFLTFNNGVKMPALGIGTWQAPDDEVELAINLALEAGYRHIDTAPVYMNEKTIGKVLKEWMDSGRIKREELFITTKLPPPAIIADYVEPTLRKSLADLQLDYIDLYLIHVPFGVLLENGNFKRDENGLVEIDPTTDHLAVWKKMEHIYELGLAKAIGVSNFNLKQLKNVLDNCNIRPANLQIEHHIYLQQPELVDFCKNEGITVTAYSPLGSKGIAQLNKMAGIDRDLPDLMDVPIVKEIAEAHNKTPAQVLLRWIIDSGLSAIPKSTNPERLKQNLDIFDFKLTEEEMEKMKSLDANVRICDFKFFPGVERHPEFPF; from the exons gCCCCTGATGATGAAGTTGAATTAGCTATTAATTTAGCCTTGGAAGCAGGTTATCGCCACATTGACACAGCACCAGTTTATATGAATGAAAAAACAATTGGAAAAGTGTTGAAAGAATGGATGGACTCAGGACGCATTAAACGTGAAGAACTctttattacaacaaaattgCCACCACCGG CCATCATAGCAGATTATGTGGAACCTACTTTGCGTAAATCTTTGGCTGATTTGCAATTGGATTATATTGATTTATATTTGATACATGTCCCCTTTGGTGTTCTCTTAGAGAATGGTAACTTTAAGCGTGACGAAAACGGTTTGGTTGAAATTGATCCAACTACAGATCATTTAGCAGTATGGAAG aaaatggaACATATTTATGAATTGGGTCTAGCAAAAGCTATTGGTGtatcaaatttcaatttgaaacaacttaaaaatgttttagataATTGTAATATTCGTCCAGCTAATTTGCag ATCGAACATCATATTTATTTGCAACAACCGGAATTGGTTGATTTCTGTAAGAATGAGGGCATCACTGTTACAGCCTATTCACCACTGGGCTCTAAGGGAATTgctcaattaaataaaatggctGGTATTGATCGTGATTTACCCGATTTAATGGATGTACCCATAGTCAAAGAAATTGCCGAAGCCCATAACAAGACTCCAGCTCAAGTTCTATTACGTTGGATTATCGATTCGGGTCTATCGGCCATACCGAAAAGCACTAATCCCGAGagattgaaacaaaatttagatatatttgatttcaaattaacTGAAGAAGAAATGGAAAAAATGAAATCTTTGGATGCTAATGTGCGTATttgtgattttaaatttttccctgG AGTTGAAAGACATCCTGAATTCcccttttaa